CGCTGGTTTTCCATCAGCACGGCATGGAGGCACAGTGAGCTCAACAACTTTGGAGCTCGTGGACGCACACACCCCATGTGATCCATGACTCGACCTGCTACTTGCTCCATGCAGCCATTCGTGCGGGCCCCAAAAGAAATTCGAGACAGTTTGCACGCGACACACTCTTCAATCTGGACAATCTCTATCTCTGTGCAGTAGTGCAGACGATGTATATATTCCATGCGTAGTAGATCGATGGCAGAGATTGCAAGCACATGATGCTTGTTTGGACAAGATCTTGTTTAGTTCcaaagttcaaaatttcaaaagatTTGTAAATTGCTTGCATAGTATATTAAATgtagtaaaaaaaattgtattacGCAAATTGAcggtaaatcgtgagacgaatctaatgaacttaattaagtcatgattagacactaaagaGAGggatctgtaattaattttataattagtctatatttacattaggttcattagattcgtctcatagtttacagacgagatctgtaattagttttataattagtctatatttaatattttaaatgtaaaaaatttcctttcaaaattccaaaacaggAATTAAACACATCCCAAATCAGCGTGAGATCCCTGCTCTAATGGAGACAGGCACACTACTGATCTTGAGCTGGTCGTGGTCGTGGTAGGCCCCTCCTTGTTTTCCTTGTTTGTCCAGCCATCTTTTTAGGCCAGTTTCAATGGGAGTTTTATGTGCACAGTTATCTAGACTGGAAACTAGGTAATTGtgtcagatgagttttatggtgataAAATTCTTCTCACATCTCATGAAActtcattatttttttctccttgccgtgtcagcaaaattaatgatatttaatgtcataaaacTCTCCGTAAAACTCCTATTGATACTGACTTTAGTAGACCACTCACCGTGGCAAGGTACAAGTACAACGCATCCGTACTGCTGCCTCGCGACACACTGGCCCAGCAGCTACTTGCAGCACGATTATGTCGATGATAGATGCTGCGAGAAGACACTATTTTGTTTTCTGAAAATACACGAGAACACACTTTTAGGCTcggtttagttttcaaaaaaattcacacagtacctatcacatcaaatcttcggacacatgcataaagcattaaatacagttgaagaaaataactaattacacaatttaattgattaccacgagatgaatctttgaagcctaattagtccataattgaacattatttatcaaataacaacgaaatatgctacattatcaaaacccaaacttttttaccaactaaacacacccttagtttTAGGCATGGGTGCAGTGGACCATGTGACGTGCCCAGCTTGTGAGCTTGATTGCCAACAAGAAACTGCTAGCGTGCACATACCGCAAGTGGCAACACTGCTGCTTCCATTCTTGATTGCCTAAAGCTTTTCTTTATTTGCTAGGCATCGCATTGATCGCCGAAAGGTTGGCTCCATGCTGATCTGAGCTATAAAAACGCAGCCTTGGCTCCCACAACTCATCATTCCGTTCTTGAGCGATCGaaacgagctgctgctgcagatGGCAGGGAAGCTGGGGCATCTGATGACGAGGCTGCACCTGGCGAGGAGCCGggcgtcgtcgccgtcggcggcggcggacgtgcCGACGGGCCACCTGGCGGTGTACGCCGGCGAGGGGCGGAAGCGGCTGGTGATCCCGACGGCGTGCCTGAGCCACCCGGCGTTCGTGACGCTGCTGAAGCGGGTGGAGGACGAGTTCGGCTTCGACCACCGCTGCGGCGGCCTCACCATCCCCTGCGCCTCCGAGGGCGACTTCGCCGACATCGTCGGCGGCATGGACGTGCACTGATCGATCGTCAGGctccgtttcccggcgaggacaAGACTGGTTGCTGTTGAGGAATAACCTATTCTTCTAGCTAGGAATGTAGGGGCAATAGCAGGGCCTGCTGCTTGAATTGGAACCTGTAATTCTGTAAAGATCATTGATTGGAACGAGATCTGCTAAGAATTGTGTTGAGCAATCAAAATTCAGGAAGCGTTCGCATACCTAAGCTAGGCCatatttagttcccaaaaatttttctaaaatttttcatcatatcgaatcttcgaacgaatcttcgaacacatggaacattaaatgtagttaaaaaataattaattatatagtttaactGCAAATGACTAAACTaatttttaagtctaattagttcatggttggatattaattgccaaataacaacggaatgctacagtactaaaatacaaaaaattccgtgaactaaacatggcctaagcATCGCTTGACGAGGAATCGCGATCCAATTTAGGGGGTTAAATGTAAATATTGGATGCgactttttgcagaaaacacccTCACAGTCGCCCTCCGTGGTCGCGGCCCGCCCTTCCCGTCCACAGGCGGCAGAGGACCTTCCAGCCGCACCTGCCCCGCTTCCtcgtctcctcctccctcctgtcCCTGGCTCCCCCGCCTCCTGGCGGCGCCGAGGCCTGCGGACACTCGATGAAGCTCAAGGGCGAGCGTTCCTGCGGTTTCCCCAACCGGGCAGCTCGAGTTTCTCCGACCCCACCGCGCTGCGCCTCCGGACGTCCTGGACCACCGCGTGAGCCAAGGTAAGAGGGCTGCACCTTCTAATTGGTTTGGCGCGGCAGAAATCGCCTGGATCTGAATGTCGCCGGGCACCTTTTGCTTGCAGTTGCTTGCGTCTTGTGAAATCGTTCAGTTCATAGTTAGGCTTTTGAAAGAAAAATCTAGTTGATAGTTGTTTGGTTGGGGTGAACCAGCTGGATACCTCAAAATCACCTCGTTTTTGCATATAATACGCTTGGAAATATGAACATCAAAATGTAGGCGGCCATCTTCACTCTTCAGTATGAATGCTGTTAGTATTTTCTCTGCATTTACTCAACTTTCAGTGGTGCAAACATAAATCCTTCTCCCAAGGAGAAAAAGATTGGGAAGTAATTTATAGATGTTCCAAATATGTTTCTTTGGAACCATAAGTAAATTGGATCTGACAACCAGGAAATGAATCGATTTTATTGATTCTCATTTCAGTAACTTTATGTACACTTCCTATCATATACaccaaaaaaaatgttttcgTGGTCAGCAACTCCTCTAAAAAGTGGGTATTGATTGCAGGGTCAGAGTTGGTTGGTCTCTGATCTATCTACAGTCTAAGAGTGTTTGGAGAGAAAAATCGCACGGGATTTTCTCTgcgtggaaaataaagaagatgcGGGTGTGCCAGTGTATATTGAAAATACACAAAAAAACAAAGGTACGGGAACACAAATTTTATTCATATTTTATAAAATATAAATACAGGTTTCCGTGTAAAAGTGCGCGCGCTCCATAGTCTGCCGCCGTCGGCCGTCGGCAGGGGCGGATCCATATAGGATCTACTGGGTGCGGCCGCACCCAGACCAAAATACCAAATACGCTGTAGCATGCACGTGTCTACCGTGTTTGCACCCCCCAGGCCCAAACGTCTACACCCACGCAGCCAGCTGAGCTGACAAAGAGAGCCCACAAAAACCAACTCCCCAACAGCAGCCCAACATCAGCCACGCCCCCGTCCATACGAAATTATCAGCCTTCACTttgagggcgcgtttagttcccaaaaattttcacctcgaaatttgtgCCTCTCCctttggacacatgtatggaatactaaatgtagttaaacaacaaaactaattgcacagtttggatgtacacggcgagatgaatcttttgagtctaattagtgcatgattagccataagtgttACAGTAACCCacttgtgctaatgatgcggtcaaatgcctcaaaagattcgtctcgcgatttccaggtgagttctgaaattagttttttaattagtgtccgaaaaatcctcccgacatctgatcaaactgttgatttgacaaataaaaatttttggtttggcaCTAAACGCGCCCGCCAAACTCCCAACGCATCACCTCCCTTTTGCTCCCCTCCCACGGTGCGGCCTTCATTCTCTCCCCCTTCGAACGCCCATTCTCTCCCCTTGGCGACACACAAACTTCAGTGGTGGGTGGCCCACTAGCTGTGAATCGTGGCCGGCCATGGCACTGATCTGCGTTGGCCAAGCAACCAGTCTTAGGGCCAAGGGCACAAGAGCACATCATAGTACTCCCGCCCACACTGCCCGGCCGTGCTCATCTATGTTCATCCTTCAAAAGTCAAAGTAAAGAACTTATTAAAAGATTCTGTTCTTTCGATTTCCATCAATATGAGCATCGATCCAAATTAGTTCTAAGTTTGTGGTTGTTGTCTTCTAGGCAGTTTGACTAGATTCTAGGGTTAGCTTTTTTTATTCTTCATCATCTAATATTTGATAACTGATATGCAAGCAATGAAGCAAATAGATTTATTTAGTTGCTTGTTTGCTCAGCTGCTTTCGATCCAAGAGATCCAATTCACAATATTAATGTATAGAAATTGATGGAGCTAGAAAAGGATGTAGATTTAATATATAAGAGGTAATGCATCTATTAGTTTGAGCATGGGAATAAAACATCACCCGATACTAAAGGATTCTTTTAGTATAAGGTTGCGCAGTTCACCAGGATGGAGCACGGTCCGCCATCTGGTGAAGATTGAGACTTTCAGTTTCGGTCTCGTAATACCTGTTGGAGAGCCGGTACTAAAGCCAGTTTCCCACTGGTATTATTAGCCTTAGCCGTGAACACACCATGTGGAAAAATATACATGTAATCGGAGGCTAATTAGGTTGCCAACACTACCGGATTCCTCTTGTTTACCCAGACACTCCACCCACGGCATACACCACATGGCGAACGAAGACTTGGCATATACCAGATTTCCGGTAGTGCAAAGTGCTATggccgcacccccccccccccctctacgtttctctagctccgcccctggccGTCGGGCAGATCTGACTTGGGCGAAAGTGGTCCTCTAGTTCCCGGGCCTCGGAAGGCTCCCGGTTAATTACCTCCGCAAGACTAGCTTGCCGGAGTGTCTCCGATTAAGCTGTTGTAGTCGTCGTCTTTGGTCTTCGCTTCGCGTTCTCCATgcatgatggtggtggtggtgtagatgggGCGTCGGCATCGTCATGGCCTCGTCGCTGTCCATGAGCTGGTGTAGCGCAGCTGGAGCATGAGCAGCGCCCGCCTGCATCGTTCGGCCTCGTCGGTCTCGAACGGCGTGGTAGTCGTTGTAGAGGTGGGTAGTCGATGCAGAGTCGGCGAGCTGGACTGAGTCGATGAAGCGTCGTGGCAGCAGATCGTAGGCGAAGTGATGGCAAGGCAGACATCTGCATGTACGGGCAACTTCCCTTGCTTGCTTCTTTGTGACTCACGTACCCCCCGTGGTGCATGGCACTGTACCTAGCTAGCTTGCTAGCCATGCGTGCGCACTCACATCTCTGGCAAGGCACGCGCATTCAGGTGCGCACAGAGGTGCAGGTCGTCCCCGCGGCTCCACGCGACTTCTCGGGGTCGTCGGCACGGTGCCGGGTTTGAACGTGAAGGGCCGCCCTCGTCGCCGGGCTGCActtcgacggtggcggcgggtcGGTGCCGGGATTGAACGTGAAGCGCCGGCCTCATCGTCGGGCTGCACTTCGGTGTCTTGGCAGCGATGGTGGTGTCGGGTCAGTGCCGGGCTTGAACGTGAAGCGCCGGCCTTGTCGTCGGGCTGCACTTCGGCGTCTTCGCAACGGTGGCGGCGTCGGGTCAGTGCCTGGCTTGAACGTGAAGTGCCGGCCTCGTCATCGGGTCGATTCCGGGCTTGAATGTGAAGCGCCGGTCATGCCGCCGGCCATGCCTCCTTCATCAGCTTCGCTTCTCCTCGGCCTTCTACTCGATGCCGGCTCCCGGCCCCTGCTAATGGCGGATGGCGAGCCTGAGGACGAGCGGAGGGCGGCCGCCGGCTTGGTTGCAGACTTGGGCAGCGCGCTTGAAGACGACGGGGGGCGAGGCTGCCGCCGGCGTGGTGTAGACGCTGGAAGTGTGCAGCCACTCTACTCCATCGTGGTCATCAGCTTCTGTTTCCGATGgtggacggcgagctcgatgaCGAGCAGGACGGGTGTCGCAGCTCGGCTCGGCGGCTAAGCCGAGGTGGACGTTGACGACGAGGGGTGCTGCCGCTCCGCTGGCAGCCGAGCCAAAGTGGTCATCGATGATGAGGGGTaccgcgccgctccgccagcGGCCGAGCCGAGGTGCTCGTCGACGCTGAGGGGTGTCGCTGCCTTGCCGGCGGCCGAGCCGAGGTGGTCATCGGCGACGAGGGATGCTGCTGCTCTGCTGGCGGCCGAGCTGAGGTGGTCGTCGACGATGAGGGTGCCTCCGCTCCACCGGCGGCCGAGACGAAGTGGTCACGAAATACACAGCAGATCGACAAGGAAACTCCATCCACAGAAGGCTCCGGGCACCGTATAGCACCTCCGGCCGGCGACCCCTTGAGTCCTGCGCGGTCGGCGGCCTCTAGCACTCGCGTGCATGTAGTTGCTCAGGTTGGCTGGGATTCTTGTAGCAGTGGCGCACCAATATTTTCATGCATGGCACTGTAGATTGTAGACTTTGTAGCTTGCATGCATGAGCCAGTACGCAAGCACATGCTCAGGTTGCTCGTCAGCGTTGCAGCCTTGCAGCATCTTGCGACAGCCTGACATCGCAGGATCGCCCGCCGTCTTGACTCTTTGACATTGTTTGGTCCCGGCATCTTCGAGGCGACGCTGTCGTCGTCAGCTCGGTGCCAGCCTGAAGTGCAGCGCgggtctcgccgccggccgcgctttCATCACCAGCTTGACTTCTCCATCACCGACGTGCTCTCGAACGGCACCACGGCGATGTGGATTGAATGATGACCCGGCGAGCGCCTGTAAAGGAAGATCAAGAGAGGGTAGCAGATCAACCTGGTGCACCTCCAAAGACAAACAGGGGCGCCATGGCAACGTTCGCTGAGTCGACGTAGATGTCGATAACAGGCAGCAGGGCGGCGCTGCTCCACTTGGCTGCCGAGCCGTCGATGACGAGCAGATCCATGGGGTACTAATGGTCGGACTCCCGCTCCTCCGTGAGAACTTCACCTTGTCGCTGGTGGGGGTGCAGTCGCCGGCTTCTGGTTCTAATGATGGACGACGAGTTTGATGGTGGCCGGTAAGGTTTTTTCTACCGGTAGAAAAAAATTTCGGCACCTACCGATAAATGCGATTTTTCGAGAATTTCGAGAATTTTTTaacaaaatttaaacaaattcaatttttttaaaaaaaatattaccaGAATTTTAGCTAAACATATCCCTAATACCTCCACATCACATTTGAATATAAAAAACAGCATATTACAGATTATAATACACAAATGATTTACTTATGTTACGGCACGGTGTGACGGTGTCGGGAACGAATGAAGCCCCCGGTGTTGTACGGCACCTGCCTTTATATAGGCAGGGGCTAGGCCGCTAGGGTCACTCGCTTTGCTAGGtcctccacccgccgccgcctctagtTGGTTGAGAGAAATCCGTGGGCCTTATCTGCTCGACATGCAAAGCGGAGCCATGCACGGTTGCAGTTTTAAACGAGCAAGATAAGTATCCCAGTTATCCGGACTCGCTGCATGGTGGGCCtcacgatcaaggaagctccTAGCACACGTGCGTGAGAAAGCTAAGAAGCTAACTAGCGCGTGCATGCGTATCCCGTCCCGACCGGCGAGTACACAAGCTTCTCTCATTTTGTTACAGGTCGATACGCCGAGTCGTTGCCACGGAGCGAGAGTTCAGGAGGTCTTGACGCTTCTAGAATCTTCTAGGCCACGCCGGCTGCCACGTGGGGCCAGCAGCAGCTTGAGATGGCAATACGTATCGCACAGACCTTGAATGTGTACTCGCCGCCAGTTCAGGGAAACAATCACGCGTGGTTTGCTGTATACGCTTGCCACCATGCACACGTTACACGTATATGAAGCCCACGAGCTTGCTAGCTTGTCTCTTGTTATATTgctgtttttctcttcttattTCTCGGTAAAACACTTGAGCTTAACCCTTGACATTTGAATATATCATGACAAAAATACATCAAACAAAGAGTATTCAGAAGATAAGCTATGCTTTGGATCAATGTCCTGAACAAAGCCTCAGTTCTGCTCTCAAGATCAACAATGTGCAACCCCAACTCCTGCAATTTCTCCTCCTTACAGACAATGATCTCTTATGGAGTGTTCTGGAGACAACAGATCACATGCTAGAACTAGGCACTTCAATTTGTTTCAACAAAAGTATTGATCAGAATTCTAGCAGAGATGTCATCTCTCTGGCTTCAGACAAGTGCTTTATGATCCTGCAGCTTTCCTGATCAGCTATAGTTGACTACTTGTTGATCTTCTTGAATGCCACACAGGTGTTGGATGCCGGCTGGATTACCTGCATGCTCTTGAGAGCCAGCAGCATGTCCATGATGCTTGCCTTGAGCTCGGAGAAGCTATGGTTTATGGCATTGCATACATGAAGCAAGATTAGAGATCGCTTCAGTTCTTCGTCCACTAGTTTGTTGTTGTGTAATCTGGCTGCTAGGTCGGTACACGAGCTTGCCAAGCAATTATAGACTCCTCCAATCTTTCTCAAACCGTGACACGTTCTAATTGTCGCAGAGGATTAGGTGATTGTTGTCTTCAAGCTCTGCAGCTATTTTTCAACATTGATTTTATTGGAGCAAGGTTAGGAAGGCACACTAGCAGATCAATGGTTGTATGGGAAGTTTTACTGATTTCCTTTATCTAGAGGTGCAAGAGAAGAAGAGCAACTAGACTGCCATGGTGTGCTGACTAGGTATACCTTGCCTCCATATATATTGAAGCAAGATAAAAAGCGTCATTGTTGGCCTTGTAGACAGAAGGAATCTCATTGATAATGAGGTTATTGATGCAACAAGGCCACCCATATTCACAAAAACCCAACTTGAAATAAATCAAAACATTGCTTTCATTTAATTGAGTATTTTCTGTACACTCTCTTATATACATCAAAATTGTTTCAGTAATAACCAGCAGATCCTCTAAAAGGCGGATGCTGATTGCAGGGGATTTTGCTGTATGATCTATCTACAAGCAAAGAGCATTTAGAAGAGAAACTCTGCTCTGGATCAATTTCCTGAACAATGCCTCAGCTCTGCTCTCAAGATCAACAGCGTCTTTTTTTTAGAATATGGAAAAATCCAGCCTTGATCATTCGTAATTGAATGACTACAGCCAAAGGACAAAAGCACAGCACGCAGGCTGTTATAGCAAAGCTACAATCCGAACTCCAGAACTGCTAACCGATCGGAGATAAGCGAAACAAGAGCAAACCGAGAGTTACATATCAAGTCTGCTCCTACAATTCCAACCTCCTCTGTTGAAGAACTCCAGTACTACTCCTTCCAACCGTTGGCACAAATTCATCAGCGCCTTCATCGTTTCCTCTTCAGATAGTTGCGACCATAGCCGCGCCCAATACGTCCCTCTGAAGATGACCTGTAAAAACGAGTTAGGGTACCGTTTCTGAAAAACAGCCTCATTACGACATAGCCATAGAGCCCAGCATATAGCAGAAACCCCAATTAGCATTTGTTTTTTAAGTTTTGCAGGGTAGCCATTGAGCCAAGATCCCATCATACATGTAATGTTAACAGGCGGAGTAACACCAAAAGTGTACTGAATAGCCTGCCACACACATTTTGCTAGATGACATTCAAAAAATAAATGTCGAATGGTTTCATCACAGTTGCAGAAACAGCACTTTGCATCTCCTTTCCATTTCCTTTTGATTAAGTTATCTTTTGTGAGTATCACCCCTTTATTGAGGTACCACAAAAAGATTTTAATTTTCAAAGGTACTTTCAGCTTCCAGGCAACACAATTAACAGGTATAGTGTTCTCTTCCATGAGACTCGAGTACATTGACTTAACTGAGAAGATGGAACTCTGATTCACCTTCCAAACAAATTGATCTTTTATTTCCCCTAAATTGACATGAGCTACCAGAGATACCAGAATGTTCCATTGCCTTAGTCTATCACCCATTAAGGTTCTTCTAAAAGCAATGTTCAAAGGAATTCTGGAAAACACCGAAGTAATTGTTTGGTTCCTTTTTCTTACAATATTATATAACCCAGGGAACTGCTTCATCAGGGGCTCATGTCCTACCCACCAGTCTTCCCAAAATCTTACTTGTTTTCCATTTTTAACCACAAATTTTCCTCTAGCTAGCAAAAAATCTTTCACTTCCATAAGTCCAGACCAGAACTGTGAATCTCCAGGTTTTTTAACTATCTGTGATAGAGGTTTGTTGTTGAAGTATTTCTTTTTAAGAACTTGTTGCCAAATTCCATCCTCATTTATAAGCTGAATCAACCATTTACTTAGAAGACAGATATTCTGTGTATCTAGATTAGTGATCCCCATTCCCCCTACGCATTTTGGTGTACATAGTACACTCCACTTGGCTAACCTGTACTTCTTTTTATGCTCGTCATTCTGCCAGAAGAACCTTGATCTATAGTAGTCAAGTTTCTTAAGAATACTCTTAGGTATCCTAAAGAATGAAAGCATAAACATTGGTAAACTAGACAAAACAGAATTTATGAGCACTAGTCGCCCTCCTACTGACAAGAGTTCCCCCTCCAGCTACTCAGCCTTTTCTGAAACCTTTCTTCAATCTGATTCCATTCCTTGTTGGCTATCCTCCCATAGCTCATTGGGATTCCTAGATACTTAAAAGGAAAAGTTCCTTCCTTGCAACCAAACAACTGTACATACGCTGCTACCTCCCCCTTTGCATCCCCCAAACAAAATACTTCGCTTTTATGAAAATTGATCTTAAGGCCAGACAATTCCTCAAAGGCACACAACAATAGTTTTAGTTTCTTGGCCTGTTCCATATCATTCTCTAAGAAGCTAATcgtgtcatctgcatattgcaGAATTGACAAACCTCCATCAATTAAATGTGGTACCACTCCTTCTATTTGACCATTTTCCCTTGCTCTTGAAACCAGCATAGCCAACATATCAGCCACTATATTGAATAAAAGAGGTGACAAGGGGTCTCCTTGTCTCAGCCCTTTTTTTGTCTGAAAAAAACTCCCCATATCATCATTTATCTTAATTCCCACACTTCCTCCCCTAACAATACAATCTATCAATTTGCACCACTGAGCAGAAAAACCTTTCATCCTTAGAGTCTGTTGCAAAAACTCCCAGTTCACTTTATCATATGCCTTCTCGAAATCAAGTTTTAAAATGACTCCATTGTGCCTCTTTCTCTTAAGCTCCCCTCTTTAAATTTGAGCTGGGGTGGTTATTAAGGGATGGGTTTTATGATCTAGTGTCAGAGATTTGGCAAAAGGAAAGAAGGGGGAAAACTTCTCTACAGAAGTGGCAAAATAAGATCAGAAGTCTAAGACAATTTTTAAGGGGTTGGGCTATCAATATGAATGGTGcttacaaaaaagaaaaacaggagCTGCTTAGGAAAGCAGATTTGTTAGATAGAGAAGCTGAGACAAGGTTGCTTAGTCAGCAGGAGCTGGATCTTAAACAATGCATCAAGGACAGACTGGTCCTGCTGTTAAGAGAGGAAGAAATCAAATGGTTCCAAAGAGCAAAAACAAAAGATTTACTGGAAGGGGATAGTAATACAAAATACTTTCAGATGATTGCAAatgggaaaagaagaaaaactagAATTCTAAGATTGGAGCAGGAGGATGGAGTGCTAGAGGGCGAAGAAAACCTGAAAAAGTACATAACCAAGTACTATAAACAACTGTTTGGTAAGACAAAGAAAAACAAGATTTCATTGGAAGAGACTGAGGTAGCCGATATCCCACAGGTATCTGAGGAGGAGAACAAGATGTTGATAGATGAATTCACAGAAAAGGAGGTAAGGGAGGCTATATTTCAAATGAAACACAATAAGGCACCTGGACCTGATGGCTTTCCAGCGGAGTTCTATCAGGTTTTTTGGAGTCTAATAAAAGATGATCTAATGGCCATATTTAGGGACTTCCACACAGGAGATTTAGCTTTGTACAGCTTGAATTTTGGTGTAGTTACCTTATT
The Panicum virgatum strain AP13 chromosome 6N, P.virgatum_v5, whole genome shotgun sequence genome window above contains:
- the LOC120677558 gene encoding auxin-induced protein 15A-like, whose protein sequence is MAGKLGHLMTRLHLARSRASSPSAAADVPTGHLAVYAGEGRKRLVIPTACLSHPAFVTLLKRVEDEFGFDHRCGGLTIPCASEGDFADIVGGMDVH